In Actinomyces sp. zg-332, the following proteins share a genomic window:
- the rlmB gene encoding 23S rRNA (guanosine(2251)-2'-O)-methyltransferase RlmB: MAGNSQRRGAVRKAGSKKGAVVGSGGQRRRGLEGKGPTPKAEDRSWHPAAKRKAVAEKAKQRQEQIEASRNRAPSRVRALNIPEEHEIICGRNPVKEAIASGLDPIRVFMTGGILGDKRVEEVVRTATALGAPIVELTRGDLDYLTDEAVHQGIAIEIGGYEYCGAMDLVEKALDKGRKPLIVALDGVTDPHNLGAVLRSGAAFGVDGVLLPTRRSVNVNMTVWKVSAGAVAKVPVARETNLVNALELLKKAGCFVVGLDGNADCAVAEMDLATEGLVVVTGAEGKGISRLVREHCDLIVSIPISSNMESLNAAVATGIALYEIDKIRSN, encoded by the coding sequence ATGGCTGGCAATTCACAACGCCGAGGTGCAGTACGAAAAGCTGGATCAAAAAAAGGAGCAGTTGTTGGTTCTGGTGGACAGCGTCGTCGTGGTCTAGAGGGCAAAGGACCAACCCCAAAGGCTGAAGATCGCTCATGGCACCCAGCTGCTAAACGTAAAGCTGTGGCTGAAAAGGCAAAACAGCGACAAGAGCAAATTGAAGCCAGCAGAAATAGAGCTCCAAGCCGTGTACGTGCCTTGAATATTCCAGAGGAACACGAAATAATTTGCGGTAGAAACCCTGTAAAAGAAGCAATTGCTAGTGGTTTAGATCCAATACGCGTGTTCATGACAGGTGGGATTCTGGGCGATAAAAGAGTCGAAGAGGTAGTTCGCACAGCAACAGCTTTAGGAGCTCCAATCGTTGAGCTGACTCGTGGTGACCTCGATTATTTGACAGATGAAGCTGTACACCAAGGGATAGCTATAGAAATCGGTGGCTACGAATATTGTGGCGCTATGGATTTGGTTGAAAAAGCTCTTGATAAGGGCAGGAAACCGCTGATAGTTGCACTTGATGGCGTAACTGATCCTCACAACTTGGGTGCAGTTTTGCGTAGTGGCGCTGCTTTTGGTGTAGACGGTGTGCTTTTACCCACTCGCCGTTCTGTGAACGTGAATATGACTGTATGGAAAGTTTCGGCTGGTGCTGTTGCTAAAGTGCCTGTTGCACGTGAAACAAACCTTGTGAATGCTTTGGAACTGCTGAAAAAAGCTGGTTGTTTCGTGGTTGGCTTAGATGGTAATGCTGACTGTGCTGTTGCTGAAATGGATTTGGCGACTGAAGGGCTTGTAGTTGTTACAGGTGCTGAAGGCAAGGGCATTTCTCGTTTAGTTCGCGAACACTGTGATTTGATTGTTTCTATTCCGATTAGTTCGAATATGGAATCTTTGAATGCCGCTGTTGCAACCGGTATAGCTTTATATGAGATAGATAAAATACGTTCAAACTAA
- the gdhA gene encoding NADP-specific glutamate dehydrogenase, with protein sequence MHKDIELIVEKIKSRNPYEKEFLQAINEVLETLNPLIQKYPEYADNALLERITEPERQILFRVPWVDDNANVQVNRGYRIEFNSALGPYKGGLRFHPTVNLSIIKFLGFEQIFKNALTNQAIGGGKGGSDFDPHGRSDAEIMRFCQSFMTELYRHIGDKTDVPAGDIGVGGREIGYLFGQYRRITNRYEAGVLTGKNVNWGGSLARTEATGYGTVLFANSILETKGDALEGKTISVSGSGNVAIYAIEKATRLGAKVVTFSDSSGFVHDPDGVDLDLLKQLKEVERKRVSAYVEEKPNATFYPQGKVWKVPVDIALPCATQNELDADDALALVKNGVKVVAEGANMPSTPEAIKIFKNSAVAFAPGKAANAGGVATSALEMQQNASREKWSFEKTETKLAEIMKNIHNDCLATADDFNAPGDYVLGANIQGFKRVADSMIAQGII encoded by the coding sequence ATGCATAAAGACATAGAATTAATAGTTGAAAAAATTAAAAGTCGCAATCCATACGAAAAAGAATTTTTACAAGCTATAAATGAAGTTTTAGAAACATTAAATCCATTAATCCAAAAATACCCAGAATACGCAGACAACGCTTTATTAGAACGCATAACAGAACCTGAACGACAAATTCTATTCAGAGTACCATGGGTAGATGATAATGCAAATGTACAGGTAAACCGAGGCTATCGTATAGAATTCAACTCTGCTCTAGGCCCATACAAAGGTGGATTACGCTTTCACCCAACAGTAAACTTAAGTATCATAAAATTTTTAGGGTTTGAACAAATCTTCAAAAACGCATTGACTAACCAAGCAATTGGAGGAGGCAAAGGCGGTTCTGATTTCGACCCACACGGGCGATCTGATGCTGAAATTATGCGATTTTGCCAATCCTTTATGACAGAACTTTATCGTCACATAGGCGATAAAACAGATGTTCCAGCTGGAGATATTGGTGTAGGTGGACGAGAAATAGGATATTTATTCGGACAATATCGTCGTATAACTAACCGTTACGAAGCAGGTGTGCTTACAGGTAAAAACGTAAACTGGGGAGGATCCCTTGCACGCACAGAAGCAACCGGATACGGAACTGTACTATTTGCTAACTCAATTCTAGAAACAAAAGGTGATGCTTTAGAAGGTAAAACTATATCTGTTTCAGGAAGTGGAAATGTAGCTATATATGCTATAGAAAAAGCAACACGTCTAGGAGCAAAAGTCGTCACATTCTCTGATTCTTCGGGATTCGTTCATGACCCAGATGGTGTAGATTTAGACCTTCTAAAACAACTCAAAGAAGTCGAGCGAAAACGAGTAAGTGCCTACGTTGAAGAAAAACCAAATGCCACATTCTACCCGCAAGGAAAAGTGTGGAAAGTACCTGTAGATATTGCCTTACCGTGTGCTACACAAAATGAACTGGACGCTGATGACGCACTTGCTCTAGTGAAAAACGGCGTGAAAGTAGTAGCTGAGGGAGCAAATATGCCTTCCACTCCAGAAGCTATAAAGATCTTCAAGAATTCTGCAGTCGCGTTTGCTCCTGGGAAAGCGGCAAACGCTGGAGGCGTAGCAACATCAGCTCTGGAAATGCAACAAAATGCTTCACGTGAAAAATGGTCATTCGAAAAAACAGAAACTAAACTTGCTGAGATTATGAAAAATATCCACAATGATTGCTTAGCAACTGCTGATGATTTCAACGCTCCTGGAGATTACGTATTGGGTGCAAATATTCAAGGATTTAAACGCGTTGCTGACTCGATGATTGCTCAAGGTATTATCTAA
- the nth gene encoding endonuclease III, with protein sequence MTNYKPTRKSKQAKEKAKLIVEILSKTYPDSKCSLDYTNAYELLVATVLSAQTTDERVNQVTPELFKNYPSPKVLSQAQISDVERILKPIGFYRTKAERIIKLGSQLVEKYNGEVPDRLEELVTLSGVGRKTANVVLGNAYNIPGLTIDTHIGRISRRLGWTKHKDPVKAESDLAGLLDPLIWTVTCHRLIDHGRNICTARKAHCEICPLSELCASAFDLKKIEKAKL encoded by the coding sequence ATGACAAATTACAAGCCAACCAGAAAATCAAAGCAAGCTAAAGAAAAAGCTAAATTGATTGTAGAAATCCTGTCAAAAACTTATCCTGACTCAAAATGTAGTTTGGACTATACAAATGCTTATGAGCTACTAGTAGCAACTGTCTTATCAGCACAAACAACTGATGAGAGAGTAAACCAAGTAACTCCTGAACTATTTAAAAACTATCCTAGTCCTAAAGTTTTAAGCCAAGCACAAATCAGCGATGTGGAAAGAATACTTAAACCTATAGGGTTTTATCGTACAAAAGCTGAACGAATTATAAAGCTCGGATCACAGTTAGTTGAAAAGTATAACGGCGAGGTTCCTGATAGGTTGGAAGAACTAGTTACTTTATCGGGGGTTGGGCGTAAAACAGCTAATGTAGTACTAGGAAATGCTTATAATATTCCTGGGTTAACAATAGATACCCACATCGGACGAATTTCTCGTAGGCTAGGTTGGACAAAACATAAGGATCCCGTGAAAGCTGAATCAGATTTGGCTGGTTTGCTAGATCCACTAATTTGGACTGTTACTTGTCACCGATTAATAGATCATGGTAGAAATATTTGTACTGCACGCAAAGCCCACTGCGAAATCTGTCCTTTATCCGAGTTGTGTGCTTCAGCATTTGATTTGAAAAAGATTGAAAAAGCTAAACTATAA
- a CDS encoding sterol carrier family protein encodes MSKKCILEKEGVQAIVDYLNGDETRKTTTLAVRYSLQELSRLYPGRSVEVRIPPAGATQILDGNTHRRGTPPAVVESSPKVWIELCVGTMTWEEAVAKNLIEANGERSNLSRLLPIFTLSSSQP; translated from the coding sequence ATGAGCAAAAAGTGTATCCTTGAAAAAGAAGGCGTTCAAGCAATAGTCGACTACTTAAATGGTGACGAAACCAGAAAAACAACTACGCTAGCAGTGAGGTATAGTCTACAAGAATTATCTAGACTATATCCTGGCAGAAGTGTAGAAGTACGTATTCCCCCAGCCGGAGCAACACAAATTTTAGATGGAAACACACACCGCAGAGGAACGCCACCAGCAGTAGTGGAATCTAGTCCGAAAGTATGGATAGAGCTATGTGTAGGAACAATGACTTGGGAAGAAGCAGTTGCTAAAAACCTTATAGAGGCTAACGGAGAAAGATCAAATCTGTCTAGACTATTACCTATTTTTACTCTATCTTCTAGCCAGCCATAA
- a CDS encoding rhodanese-like domain-containing protein: MSNFIDPNSAKKLMQENENHIIIDVRLQEAYNQSHIKNAINIPLETIDSEKAPEELSDKEQPIFVYCQRGIRSECATQKLKNLGYKNVYDIGSIQAWSEEETAN; encoded by the coding sequence ATGAGTAACTTTATAGATCCGAACTCAGCTAAGAAATTAATGCAGGAAAACGAAAATCATATAATCATAGATGTACGACTACAAGAAGCTTACAATCAATCACACATCAAAAATGCTATTAATATACCTCTTGAAACTATAGATTCAGAAAAGGCTCCCGAAGAACTATCTGACAAAGAACAACCTATATTCGTTTACTGTCAGCGAGGAATAAGAAGTGAATGTGCAACACAAAAACTTAAAAATTTGGGATATAAAAATGTTTACGATATAGGTAGTATACAAGCATGGAGCGAAGAAGAAACCGCCAATTAG
- a CDS encoding DUF3073 domain-containing protein, with the protein MGRGRQKAKQTKVARKLKYYSPETDYAQLERELSGKSNLSTEEEYENTSSMYGWEDYDPDQEG; encoded by the coding sequence ATGGGGCGCGGCCGTCAAAAGGCGAAACAGACTAAGGTTGCGAGGAAACTGAAGTATTATAGTCCTGAAACAGACTATGCTCAACTTGAACGAGAGTTGAGTGGTAAAAGTAATCTTAGTACAGAAGAAGAGTATGAAAACACTTCCTCAATGTATGGTTGGGAAGATTATGATCCTGACCAAGAGGGTTAG
- a CDS encoding mechanosensitive ion channel family protein: MGNLVQVKATTAVDLIALSMWMLAGIVAGVLLTFIVTVILRMFSHKHEILGLAIARVRVSAYIFMVFMGAGVGFEYALDDLRSLPRPPKWVLTSEHVLIILVILSATLVGIRLVSVVEDIARHFSHNSKGGRGMRVVTQTQILSRIIQAVVVVCGATGIIVTFPQARLIAGSLLASAGVLSIVAGMASQSSLSNMFAGMQIAISDSLRVGDIVVVDNNGQQTQATIEEITLTYIVLRIWDDRRIIMPSIKFTQNSFENWTRRAATLMGTVEIALDWSVSVGAFRRQVDKLLTSTDLWDGRSFSVQVTDVTENKLTIRVSISARNAGDLWDLRCYLREHLVEWVLAEQPNAVPKTNIVMANTHKLAEHEEALPLLEAEITELEEAEILDIVEEVEDKFLVDTQDKITRKAESESKTKAQQNDSLDDDEKHGKTKPSTRTSVKDKSKQEKAEQARISDLEETQIMTTSQIKEQLISLAEIQTSLEEDEEELETSIAMERLYSGSPENEERAKIFEGPGEEVIEEREKTAQMHTRDLDDEDSLEEDKEETENIDATLEESLENEHLQTEDVNKAESSENTQSATKIDEEKLGVTEEENEKITEEEIKETK; this comes from the coding sequence ATGGGAAACCTTGTTCAAGTAAAAGCCACTACTGCAGTTGATTTGATTGCTCTTTCGATGTGGATGTTAGCAGGTATTGTTGCTGGGGTTTTACTTACATTCATCGTCACTGTTATTTTGCGAATGTTTTCACACAAACATGAAATACTAGGTTTAGCAATTGCTCGTGTACGTGTTTCTGCTTACATATTCATGGTATTCATGGGCGCTGGAGTCGGATTTGAATATGCTCTCGATGATTTACGAAGTTTGCCTCGACCTCCAAAATGGGTGCTAACGTCTGAACATGTTTTGATTATTTTAGTAATATTATCAGCCACTCTAGTTGGTATACGACTAGTTAGTGTGGTTGAAGATATTGCTCGTCATTTCTCCCACAATAGTAAGGGTGGTAGAGGAATGAGAGTTGTTACCCAAACTCAAATATTAAGTCGAATAATTCAGGCTGTTGTAGTTGTTTGTGGTGCAACTGGAATTATAGTTACTTTCCCTCAAGCTAGACTTATCGCTGGATCGCTTTTAGCTTCTGCTGGTGTGTTATCTATCGTTGCCGGTATGGCTTCACAGTCATCGCTATCTAATATGTTTGCTGGTATGCAAATAGCAATATCAGATTCTTTACGTGTTGGTGACATTGTTGTTGTAGATAATAATGGACAGCAAACTCAAGCAACTATTGAAGAAATTACTTTAACCTATATTGTTTTGAGAATATGGGATGACAGGCGAATTATTATGCCTTCTATAAAGTTCACCCAAAATTCTTTTGAAAACTGGACACGAAGAGCTGCTACCTTGATGGGAACTGTTGAAATAGCGCTAGACTGGTCAGTTTCAGTAGGGGCATTTAGACGTCAAGTTGATAAATTGCTAACTAGCACAGACCTTTGGGATGGAAGATCATTTAGTGTTCAGGTAACTGATGTAACTGAAAATAAATTAACAATAAGGGTTTCTATATCTGCTCGTAATGCTGGTGACCTTTGGGACTTGAGATGTTATTTACGTGAGCATTTGGTTGAATGGGTATTAGCTGAACAGCCAAACGCTGTACCTAAGACTAATATTGTCATGGCAAACACTCACAAATTAGCAGAACACGAGGAAGCGTTGCCATTGCTTGAAGCTGAGATAACAGAACTCGAGGAAGCAGAAATTTTAGATATAGTTGAAGAAGTGGAAGATAAATTCTTAGTCGATACTCAGGACAAGATTACACGTAAAGCTGAAAGTGAATCCAAAACGAAAGCTCAGCAAAATGACAGCTTGGACGATGATGAGAAACATGGCAAAACTAAACCGTCAACTAGAACTTCTGTGAAAGATAAATCTAAGCAAGAAAAAGCTGAACAAGCACGTATATCTGACCTAGAAGAAACACAGATTATGACAACTTCTCAGATAAAAGAACAGCTAATCAGCTTAGCAGAAATACAAACTTCTCTAGAAGAAGATGAAGAGGAACTAGAGACATCGATCGCTATGGAGCGTCTATATTCTGGTAGCCCAGAAAATGAAGAGCGTGCCAAAATCTTTGAAGGTCCAGGTGAAGAAGTTATCGAAGAGCGTGAAAAAACAGCTCAAATGCACACTCGTGATCTTGATGATGAAGATTCCCTAGAAGAAGATAAAGAGGAAACAGAAAATATAGATGCTACTCTTGAAGAAAGTCTAGAAAACGAACATTTACAAACTGAAGATGTAAATAAAGCTGAAAGCAGTGAAAATACTCAGAGTGCTACAAAAATAGATGAGGAAAAATTAGGAGTGACTGAGGAAGAAAATGAAAAGATTACAGAAGAGGAAATAAAAGAAACTAAGTAA
- a CDS encoding NAD(P)H-binding protein, producing MNILFIGGTRFFGIEAVNDLIAKGHKVTIANRGVTKDSFANKVRRIILDRTNENSINTALKGKYFDTVIDNIAYSSNDIDKVLKAVQCNRYIYTSTMFVYENLHINTLENEFNGNNYPLVYSNRNDYTYDVTKRHAESLLSQKYANLDWTAVRFPYVTSANDYSERVLFYVENTINSKPMYVNNLEEKLGFIHCEEAGKFLSFIADSNFTGTVNASSYGNISVGEIIRYVESKTNSKALLVAENKGVTAPYNNTPEYSLNTDLAKELGFEFSHINSWIFDLLDYYIDLVISKK from the coding sequence ATGAATATTTTATTTATTGGAGGAACAAGATTTTTTGGTATAGAAGCAGTCAATGATTTAATTGCCAAAGGTCACAAAGTAACTATAGCAAATCGTGGAGTTACAAAAGATAGTTTTGCAAACAAAGTCAGAAGGATTATTTTAGATCGCACAAATGAAAATAGCATAAACACAGCTTTAAAAGGTAAATACTTCGACACTGTAATTGATAATATAGCTTATTCTTCAAACGATATAGACAAAGTTTTAAAAGCTGTTCAATGCAATAGATATATTTACACTTCAACTATGTTTGTTTATGAAAATTTACACATAAATACTTTAGAAAACGAGTTTAATGGCAACAATTATCCGTTAGTTTATTCAAACCGAAATGACTATACATATGACGTAACTAAACGTCATGCCGAGAGTCTATTATCTCAAAAATACGCTAATTTAGACTGGACAGCTGTGCGTTTTCCTTATGTCACGTCAGCTAATGATTATTCCGAAAGAGTACTTTTTTACGTTGAGAATACAATAAATAGTAAACCAATGTACGTAAATAATCTTGAAGAGAAGCTAGGATTTATTCACTGTGAAGAAGCTGGTAAGTTCTTATCTTTTATTGCTGATAGTAATTTTACAGGAACAGTAAATGCTAGTTCTTATGGGAATATATCGGTTGGTGAAATTATCCGCTATGTTGAATCTAAAACTAATTCAAAAGCTCTATTAGTAGCAGAAAACAAAGGAGTTACAGCTCCTTATAACAATACTCCTGAGTACAGTTTAAACACTGATTTAGCAAAGGAATTGGGGTTTGAGTTTTCACATATAAACAGTTGGATTTTTGATTTACTAGACTACTATATAGATTTAGTTATATCTAAAAAATAG
- the msrB gene encoding peptide-methionine (R)-S-oxide reductase MsrB, whose amino-acid sequence MPSNIKVIFLAGGCFWGVQAYFKKVPGVLRTNTGYTNGNYSYTDYQLVKKTDHAEAVQVFYNPNVVTLNELLLHFYRLIDPCSINKQGGDKGRQYRTGIYYNDESDLFAINKVTDFIAKQYEKPLAVEIEECKNFVKAEDYHQDYLDNNPGGYCHINMGIFDQPLFNRVFPKPSIEELQTKLSPLEFRVTQESATERSFTSELEDVYEKGIYISVVSGEPLFLSEDKFDSGCGWPSFTKPILTESMQYLPDNTLGMKRTEVRGKNDDAHLGHIFNDGPFDRGGMRYCINGAALRFVKFEDMDELGYGDYKVLFSD is encoded by the coding sequence ATGCCTTCTAACATTAAAGTAATTTTTTTAGCAGGTGGATGCTTTTGGGGTGTACAAGCATATTTCAAAAAAGTACCTGGTGTATTACGTACGAACACTGGTTATACAAATGGAAATTACTCTTATACAGATTATCAGTTGGTAAAGAAAACGGATCATGCTGAAGCTGTACAGGTCTTCTATAATCCTAATGTCGTAACGTTGAATGAGTTACTACTTCATTTTTATCGTCTAATAGACCCTTGTTCAATAAATAAGCAAGGTGGTGACAAAGGACGCCAATATCGTACAGGTATTTACTATAATGACGAAAGTGATTTATTTGCAATAAACAAAGTTACCGATTTTATAGCTAAACAATACGAGAAACCTTTAGCTGTTGAGATCGAAGAATGTAAGAACTTTGTTAAGGCTGAAGATTACCATCAAGACTATCTAGATAATAATCCTGGTGGCTATTGTCATATAAATATGGGAATATTTGATCAGCCTTTATTTAACCGCGTATTTCCTAAGCCTAGCATTGAAGAACTTCAAACTAAATTGTCTCCTCTTGAATTTCGTGTTACTCAAGAATCAGCAACCGAACGCTCATTTACTTCTGAACTAGAAGATGTTTATGAAAAAGGTATTTATATAAGTGTAGTTAGTGGCGAACCTTTGTTTTTATCTGAAGATAAATTTGATTCTGGTTGTGGTTGGCCATCTTTCACTAAACCAATATTGACAGAAAGTATGCAGTATCTACCTGATAATACTTTAGGAATGAAACGTACAGAAGTTCGTGGGAAGAATGATGATGCCCATTTAGGACATATCTTTAACGATGGACCTTTTGATCGTGGTGGTATGCGTTATTGCATTAATGGTGCCGCTTTAAGATTCGTAAAGTTTGAAGATATGGATGAATTAGGTTATGGAGATTACAAAGTTCTATTTTCAGACTAG
- a CDS encoding inorganic phosphate transporter, with product MDATFILVSIVIIIALVFDFTNGFHDAANAIATSVSTRAWTPRRALIMAAILNIIGAMLGTEVAKTIGSGIITPETNTHGLIVILSALLGAIVWNMITWWFGLPSSSSHALIGGLIGAGLVAGLHVAWFNIVFVVIIPMIISPLIGFGLGYLVMIIAMLFLRNKPYHSTMRKARYCQWFSSAAIALGHGLQDAQKTMGVIVLALMAAGYHAPEPDGEITIPFLVKFAAALAISLGTYAGGFKIIKTLGRKVIQLDPLKGFVAESVGASVLYLSAYVFHAPISTTHTITASIMGVGATRRFSAVRWGVAGNIAVAWVLTLPASGVVAAICYYIMHALYPL from the coding sequence TTGGACGCCACGTTTATATTAGTGAGCATCGTAATCATAATTGCTCTAGTGTTCGACTTCACTAACGGCTTTCACGATGCAGCCAATGCTATAGCAACATCAGTCTCAACTCGTGCGTGGACTCCACGTAGAGCCTTAATAATGGCAGCAATACTAAATATAATTGGAGCCATGTTAGGAACCGAAGTTGCGAAAACCATAGGTTCAGGAATTATTACACCAGAAACTAACACTCATGGATTAATAGTTATATTATCAGCACTTTTAGGTGCTATAGTTTGGAACATGATCACATGGTGGTTTGGTTTACCTTCTTCCTCATCACACGCTCTAATTGGTGGGTTGATTGGTGCTGGTCTAGTTGCAGGATTACATGTTGCTTGGTTCAACATAGTGTTCGTCGTAATAATACCTATGATTATTTCTCCTCTTATAGGTTTTGGTTTAGGTTATCTTGTCATGATTATCGCAATGTTATTTTTGCGTAATAAACCTTACCATTCAACTATGCGTAAAGCTCGTTATTGCCAGTGGTTTTCATCTGCAGCTATTGCTTTAGGTCATGGTTTACAAGATGCTCAAAAAACGATGGGTGTTATCGTTTTAGCTTTGATGGCTGCTGGGTATCATGCTCCTGAACCTGATGGTGAAATAACTATTCCTTTCCTAGTTAAGTTTGCTGCTGCTTTAGCAATCTCTCTAGGTACTTATGCTGGTGGATTTAAAATTATTAAAACCCTAGGTCGTAAGGTTATTCAGTTAGACCCTCTCAAAGGTTTTGTTGCTGAATCTGTTGGAGCTAGTGTTCTATACTTATCTGCTTACGTTTTCCATGCTCCTATTTCCACAACACACACTATTACAGCTTCTATTATGGGAGTGGGCGCAACACGTCGTTTCTCGGCTGTACGTTGGGGCGTAGCTGGAAACATAGCAGTTGCTTGGGTTTTAACCTTACCAGCCTCAGGAGTTGTAGCAGCAATATGTTATTACATTATGCATGCACTATATCCTCTATAA